One Brassica napus cultivar Da-Ae chromosome C2, Da-Ae, whole genome shotgun sequence DNA window includes the following coding sequences:
- the LOC125582025 gene encoding transcription factor BIM1-like yields MEFPHSRVFEAQGRKKPTHDFLSACSNSNVHPADPMPSSQGGYPKTHDFLQPFEHVGTRASAKEEGTRGSDGTTVASSELKSPYVHNQHVLPGGIGTYTISQMPYLNHNHLQRVPKPKVSPMFTVSQASCNERNAVEDNSVSNCSSYAAKNGFTLWNESIEKKGHTRKRQSQSFIDMIKSAKGSSQEDDMDDDDEEFVKNKGSNTSTSQSQRVDLRVKVDKKGHGNEQKPNTPRSKHSATEQRRRSKINDRFQTLRQLIPNSDQKRDKASFLLREVIQYIHFLQEKVDKHEPPEGTVPVLAEAQAVDMEHQQCLKRAMDTTSFPVLGQRNSFFSPELSQLCPVSSSDVAAMECENLREEEEVEELSIHKGTINISSVYSQGLLKTLSETLQKSGVDLSRSRISVQIKLSKQPQEEEEVHRKVRPHLQSGDENHNDDENNNIKQSRAQKKLKKDHSIRNI; encoded by the exons GTGGGTATCCGAAAACTCATGATTTTCTACAACCGTTCGAACATGTTGGAACAAGAGCTAGTGCCAAGGAGGAAGGGACCAGAGGTAGTGATGGCACAACGGTGGCATCGTCGGAGCTGAAGTCACCGTACGTTCATAACCAGCACGTGCTTCCCGGTGGTATAGGGACTTACACGATCAGTCAAATGCCTTACTTGAATCATAACCATCTTCAGCGAGTTCCTAAACCAAAGGTCTCTCCGATGTTTACGGTGTCCCAAGCTAGCTGTAACGAGAGGAACGCAGTCGAGGATAATTCGGTTTCTAATTGCAGCTCTTACGCTGCAAAGAATGGGTTCACTCTGTGGAATGAATCTATAGAGAAGAAAGGGCATACAAGAAAGAGGCAGAGCCAGAGTTTCATAGACATGATAAAGTCTGCCAAAGGAAGTTCTCAGGAGGATGATATggacgatgatgatgaagagTTTGTTAAGAATAAAGGGAGCAACACATCCACTAGTCAGTCCCAGAGAG TGGATTTGAGAGTCAAAGTAGATAAGAAAGGTCATGGTAACGAACAAAAGCCGAACACTCCTAGGTCAAAACATTCTGCAACAGAGCAACGGAGGAGGAGCAAGATCAATGATAG ATTTCAAACGTTGAGACAATTGATCCCTAACAGCGACCAAAAGCGGGACAAGGCGTCATTCTTACTTAGAG AGGTTATTCAATACATTCACTTCTTACAAGAGAAAGTAGACAAACACGAG CCACCTGAAGGAACTGTTCCAGTCCTCGCAGAGGCTCAAGCCGTCGACATGGAGCATCAACAGTGTCTGAAAAGGGCAATGGATACGACTTCGTTTCCTGTGTTGGGTCAAAGGAACAGTTTCTTCTCTCCAGAATTGTCACAGCTTTGTCCAGTTTCATCATCAGATGTTGCTGCAATGGAATGTGAAAATCTgagagaagaggaggaggtaGAGGAGCTTTCTATTCATAAGGGCACGATCAATATATCAAGTGTTTACTCCCAAGG GTTATTGAAAACATTGTCAGAAACACTTCAAAAATCAGGAGTGGACTTGTCCAGGTCAAGGATCTCTGTACAAATCAAGCTCTCTAAACAGCCTCAAGAG GAAGAAGAAGTTCATCGGAAGGTTCGACCTCATCTCCAAAGTGGAGATGAAAACCACAACGATGACGAAAACAATAACATCAAGCAGTCGCGTGCacaaaagaaattgaaaaaagaCCACAGCATCAGAAACATATAA